Genomic DNA from Setaria italica strain Yugu1 chromosome V, Setaria_italica_v2.0, whole genome shotgun sequence:
GTTCAGTGTTTCTCTTTTAGATGCGAGCGTCATTTTGTAATAAcgtttattatttatttatatcaTTGTAATAATGATAAAGAAGTCACTGCATGTATGAATAAACTAGTCCTAACGTACATGTGGTTTGCATttttaaaactgggtgtgacaCCTGTGCATTCTCTTTGTTTCGGCGACACATGACTGTGCTCCCGATATGATGTTTTCAACAGTCCTCTGCTCAGGTTCATTTTCTATTTAAATGGAGCGTATTCATGTCTCCTGAATGGCTGAATATGTCGCAAATTTCTCCTATACAGTGCAGAATAACAGAAGTAGGTCTGGAAGGTATTGGGATGTTATGATTTAGCTAGCCTATGAGTAATGCAGCAGCGGCGGTCCAGGAGTCACGCCATTCCGAGGAATTAGCCGAATCACTCTCGTGTGGCTACGCTAACCCTGCAGTTGTTACTGATCGTTCAAAAACTTTGACTACTGATGAAGCCCTCACCCTGCTTATTTCAGGCCTCTTCAGTTCATTCTCATCAGGCACAAAGGAGAAGGCGCAAATCTGTTTTCCTTTCTACAGTAATTATATTGTTGAGCAGCGAACGAATACCACGTGCAAGGCTTTGAAGAGCATTTGCACCAGATGCATGCCATCAACTCATTAGTGCACTCACTCTATTCAGcactataaaaatgttagcacaGCCACATTATCATTATACCCAGCTGAAGTTCACTTCCAATATTGGAGATATCAAAAAGTTATATATAGTTCAGCTCTGATATGAGTAGTGTAAACAAATAAGGTGCACTTGTATCAGGGTGGACAGTTTTTTTCTTTACAAAGTTTTTTTATTTGAGCTTAAAAGAAATAATGGTAAGAGAAAAACAAACGATACTAATGTTCTCACTCATGGTACAGAATAAAAGAAAGTATGTACTAACCTTTTAACTGATCTTCCAATTTCTCATCATGCTCTATAATAAAAATTGTCTGGCATCACTTTTGGTGCATTCTAGTCTTGCATCAATTTCTATAAAAGTAAGCTGTTTCAAGGAAAGTTAATTAAATATGTCACAGTATTTTACATATGGTGTATCTACTAAATCTACTTATCTTACAAAGTTAATATATATAAGGTTTTTATGTATTGGTTGTCAATGTTTATTGAAGATAATTGAATggaataaatttaaaaaaaattatgtattttGAATCACAGGGGTAGTAATTGACCCATTCAAAAATTTTAGGTTACGAGCATCCAAAGTTTGCCTTACCCCCGTAAAGGAAGAGGATTTGGATGCTCTCTGTCCATACTTTCTCTAACACTCAAAACAATTAAGAAGGAAACTTTTCTGGTACAATGCTTCGTCCTGTATGCTTGGTCTTTTGCTTTTTCAAAAGTTGCTTTCCAGGCTCAGCTTGAAAAACTAGATCTGAAATTGAAAAGCTATCTTCATGAATTGACACTTCTCGAGTCGTCTTTGCACAGGTAGATGAATGAGTGCGTGCGAGCCTCTATCAGCAAACCTTTCACCGAAAAAGCATAGCCTATTTTGCTTCAAGCAATTCAACTACAGCAACTGTCGGAAGATAATTCTACACAGAAGCACTCGACATGGATTTCGTAATCAGGTCTTAGTGCCAAGAGCAAGGCCATAAAATTCCTGATACCTCCGAGGCCTACACTGATGACTTGTACTGTGTCTGCTGTACCATGTGTGTTCATCCTTGCTTGTTCCGCGTGGGTAGTTCTAGTGGGGCGGCACATTTCTTTTTACTTGCGAGTATGAGTCCGGTACTGCTAGATATCGACATGGATATTAGCAAATAAAAAACATGATGACCTTCTTTAAAGGGAAAAGTTAGGAAAAGAAATGAATGGGCAGCTTTATGCCTTTATCTCGGTGTTTACTTATAGTATACCTACCAGAGCTGAATATGTGTACTACAGCCATGCATGCATTCCGCAAACACCGTGATACTGAATTTTGGCTGCATTTGGGTTCCATTTCACCCTTTTCAGATTTTGGCTGCATTTTGATCGTCAACAAATGACACCATGATTGCTACTACTGTGTTTTCGGCGACAAAACCCGGCGTGCGCCCATCGTCCTGCAGGCTGTAGCATTTGCAGCTGCTGGAACTGGCAACAGGGAGCACGGCTGCTCGCCTCGCCTCGAACAGCTACTCGCTCCGGAGTCGCCGGACGGGAAGGCGGTGCCATGGGATCTTGATTCTTGATCCGTCCGACGTCGGCCGGTGCCTACTGGGGACTGGACTGGGAGAGACCGCGCGTTGGTGACCGGCGTCGCGTCGAATCACGAGGGCGCTCGGCGGTGTCCGGCATCGCGCGGACGagcacggcggtggcggcgtggcgttGAATCAATCGAAGGTCACTAGCAACCCAGAGTCTTTTGTGTTCATTCCCTGCCAAACTATATGCATCTAGCATCCGCTGCTCTTGAATGTGATGAACTGGAACGAATTAATCTTGAGGTCAAGATCAAAGAGCTATGAAGCTCCCATGCCTTGTCGCCACCCTACTAACTCCTGATCACCACTAGGTGCTCGCTGGTCTTCGCCCCCAGCAATGCCGTTGCATTTCTCTCAAATCGCTTCGAACGTGCATTCAACGAGTAGTAAACACTGGAACTTCGATTCAGTTCCATTATGATCTATCTTCTGCACCATGAAGAGAGCACGCGACGATTGACCTCCTGATATCTCCCAAGCCTGTACACGTATGAACCGCATGCGATGCATGGACAGATATGATGGACCCGTAAGCATTATTAATTGCAAAAAATGTTCTACCCAGTGATTCTTCTGTGTAGAACATTGACTAAGTAGTTATATACACAGAGGCACGGCTTTAAGCCTAAAACTAGAGAGATGGACATACTTGTACATGATTGATACACTTTAACTCATCACGGTGTCATTGTAGTGAATCGTCATCTTAGGTCACATCAAATGATCAAACCAATATGGTATATCAGCAGTGCATAAACCTTGAATGACCTTAGTTTTCTTCTCGCTAGCCAAAGGCACACCATAAATCGTAAATGTGCAAACGTGAATTCAGGAGGTCAAGGTTGCTAGTTTAGTGTTTGATCTGTGAGCTGAGCTGTTTTTATTGCTGCCTGGTCGATCTATCACCAACTAAGGGGGCATTTGGATCCTTGAACTAAAATCTAGTCCATGTCATATCAAATcgtcggaggctaattaggaggactaaacatgagttaattataaaactaattacacagatggaggctaattcgtgagatgaatctattaaacctaattaatccatcattagcaaatggtattgtagcatcatattgtcaaatcatggactaattagacttaatagattcgtctcacaaattaacctctatttgtgcaattggttttgtaattaatctatgtttaatactcctaattagtatctaaatattcgataggAACTTTAGTTTGGAACTAATGCATGCCGCCTGGATGGACTTCAATGTTCAAGGTACAAACGCCGGACTGGGCTGTAACATTCAGAGATTTCACAGTTGCTGGCATTAAGCAGTAGAGATTGACTGACTGCATAACTGCAAGGTGTAACATCAGTGGGACCCTGTCTAGTGGTTGCACATTTATGCGTACTGGCCGGCCCGAAATTTATTGGGGATCGTAGGGACAAACATATCCATAACTGATCAGTGCCTTCAACTATTGTAGCTCTTTTTTCAGTTGACTTGGTTTGAGGATGTCTTGGGCAGAGCTGCAGAGCACTGGATTAGAATGTAATCTTGTCAATTTTATTGTTCTAAGCATGCTACAGCGTAGCAGCGGCTTAAGTCCTAGCAGGTGGCGAATTACATCCGCTAGCTTTACATGTCTCGTAGGCCACTATCCTTTATTCTTCGCCAGAGCGAGCAGATCGTTCTGCAGGTTCCCGCACAAAGTAGGACTGACATTAAGAAGCAGATGAAAGATATATAATTAGATAAAGATGGCTAAATTGTTAGCATAAATACTTTCAGTGCGTGATTTATCAAGGGACTTGTATTAACATAGTTGCAACCTCTGAATTCCAAGTGACTCCCAGCCCTATTTGTTTAATTGAACAACAAGATTGATTCGCTCGTGTGCACACGAACGTGGTATGAATCTTGGATTTGTATTCTAAGTAGTATTCCCAGTGACTCCCAGCCCTATTTTTATCGGATACAAGTGTCTTCTAAGGAGAGAAACTGACAAGTGAGGTGTCAAGGGGGAAATCTACGTGGACATATATACACTGATGCACAGGAGTGAATTGTAGCTGTATATGGAACTCAAAGTAGCCACTAATGGGCTCTATATACCTCTAATTTCCCAGAAGCTGTCCAACGGCCATTTCGTGTGAGATCTTTTGATATGTGCTTCACTACTGCTTCTGTATTGGGACTTTGGGAGGACGAGCAGCAAACAAGCGCACACAACCAGctgagaggaagagagaagcgGTGAAGAAGTGAGATCCATCTGGATTTGAGGATTAGATAGAGGCGAGGAGTGATGAATTGTTCAGTTTGTGTTGCAGCAGCTTCAGAGGTACGGAGCCTTGGTTTTTGAGGTCCGAAACACTGTCTCCAGGATGTAATTTAGCGCAAAAAGCGCACAATTAGTTGACTGCACAGTTTGTTAGATAAATTTAATTTACAAATTTTGCAAGCCTATTTATCCTACGGCGTGACATAGTTCCAGAAAAAGTCCAAAGGTCGCCAAGATCTAGGATCTAGCATCGTGTTAACCGCAAATGCCAGCTGCAAATTAAATGATGTGATACCCAGCAGATTTCTTGCATCGCCCTTTCGTTTATGTCTGGGGTTTTGCTACAGTATACAACAATTACATCCTAGGAGGTAAGAATTCAAATAAATCTGAACCCTTAAATATTAAGAGAAACAAAATAATTAactaaaggaaaaaaatcagcCGGCTATCCTAATTACACGGATAACTCATCACTCGTCAGTGTACATCTCCACCCACTCCCTTCACTTTTTTCGGCTATATAATATAAATCATACACCAACTTCCCTCTTTCTTCACCGGTGTTTCAGTATCATTTGTCCACCTCTTATTTTTCATGTGCTAGTGTTTTTAGATGGCTATTCTCCTGCAGACCTTTGGATCTGTAGTGTTGTTGATGCTCgtatttacacacttttagtgtcatttaagtgatgttttcatacatattcttatactaacccgccacttgacCAAAAATTAACATACTACCAATCACCTCAAGCGCGTGTACTCCAAGATATTTCTCCAAGCTCATCTTTAGAAGCACGAGATCGGATGACTCGCATTCCTATAGGATACGTGTCGTCGGATGCCCCGGCTGTTAGGTTTAGTCCCACATCAGAAATTGATAGTGGGGGAGCACAATATAAAGGTGGGGGCAGCTCTCACCCATCGTCTCCAAAGGGTCACACGGGATTATTATGACTGGAGAGTTGGACTCGAGGTTTGGGATAACGTCTTCCGGGAGATCACAGGTTACTTGTGATGGAAGAGTTGGGCTCTATATGTGATGGGGGAGATTGTTAGGTTTATTCTCACATCGAAAATTGATGGTGGGGGCAGCACTCACCCATCAGGCTAATCTTAACCTTATGCGTATTAACCTTGAGGTTCCAGATGCCTTCCAAGCCTAGCTTGATGAGTTAGCTTGAATTATTGTCTGTGTATTGGATCGATGCTAGCACGAAGAGAGATACAATTGAGAACAACATTTTGTACCCCCTTCAGATATTGAGAGACTACTTCAATGTTGAATCCTGCAATGCTCACTATATATAGTTATTACAATCTTGTCAGAGCTTGGAACAGGTTCAAGAATTTAAATGCATTCATGCGCATCAACTCATTCACAACTCACTCGGTGTGTTTCCTTTGTTGCGGCCTATATAAGGCCTCCCATATCTCTACTTCAAATCCCTATGCTTGCAGTTTCATCATCTAATCCCACTATTGCATAGATGTGAAATATTATCACTGGCTTTGATCATAGCTCTTGGATTATGATAACTTGATAAGGCTTAGTAGGTATTGGGAATGTTGAGTTCAGGACAGAATATGCTGTTGTAGAACGTGGGGTGCAACGCTTAGAGCAGGGATGAAGCCTCGTTGAGGTGACACTGCTATAATGTAGCAGCCCCTTGCCCAAAACAAAACTCCCATGTCGACCAACAAGCACCCATTGCCGAGCCAAGTCGCGTCGCGCGACGTAGtgcacggcggcggcagggactgACTCCGCGATTGGGCGTGCGCGCTGGCCGTCGTCAGGTCGTGGTGCTCACCGGTTGTCACAGTCCTTGGTTCCTCACCAACACTAGCAAGAACCAGCTGGAACTTGGCTACATGTTATTTCTCCAATCCCCGATAATATTCCCTATGTTCTTGCTGTGTATGAGTTTGCTAGTTTTATAGTTAATTGAGTAGACGTAGTTTCTGAATTCGGTGGCAATGGTTCGGTCAAAAACCCTCCATTCATTTCATTTACAAAATAAAATGAGGTGAATCGGCTGTTGAGGAAGGGGATCCTTTTGATGCTTCTCTCAGTTACCTGAACAGGAAGAACACTTAAGACGAGGCCGCGGCAGCAGCTTAGTTACACGAACTAGAACCCCAAAGGCTTGAAGaacaaagaagaagcagcaggGTGTACAGAACGGCATGTTGCGTTGGGTGTCAGTTGGCCATTATCGAAAAGAAGGCACACGCAGGGTTTCAGCTCGCTAGTCCTCCATCCACAAGAAAAATTTTCGGGCAGGACACAGCAGCCAATCGCACCAGACGTGGTATCGAGGACATGAGTACACCCCTGCAGCGAGGAAGGCATGCACCAAATCGCAGACCAACATCAACACTGGTCAGTAAGTATACACGCTCCCAGAAGGCTCGAAGTGCATTAGGTTGGTTCATATGCGACTGTCAAATACTAATATGGAGGAGAGCAATTCTGCCTCATGAAGAAAATTAATATGATGTTCATCACTTTTTATGCAATATGAGTTTCATTTACAACTTATTGTGCATTGAAATTAATATGCATACAAAATACTAATGGATAAAGACCCCTGTATGAAGAGCTTTAGAGGTACAAATTGATTGGATCTTTTTCTTTTGTGAGAAAAATAGGTCCATGCGCTTTTGCCTATATAAAGTTCGCATGGACCTTCCTTTCCTCCATGTTCCCATTTTCAAGTTCATTTACCTAGATAGTTTTACATTTACACGACCGAACCTTGAGAAGCAGGAGGATGATAATCTAGAAGTAGGGGTAGCAATGGTCAAGACGCTTCGCTTCCTCCTCGTGGCCGCACCAAGACGCCAGCGCGGTCCGCCTCATCCTAACAAGACTATCCGTCAGGAAGCACCTTGTTGATTTCAGTTTCAGCAGGGTCGGTCCTTCTTTGTGACTCTACAACAGGTCAGCAAGAGCCAGGGGAAATGTTTATATGTGCGTCAAATCTGTGCAACACAGGTTTCATTCATATACAGCAGATTATGCAAGGTTTTGAACAATGCTAATCGCTCAAAACACTGCCTTCGAATAAAATGAAGGAAGTTCTTTCAACAGAAAAGATGAGTACGATTATTAGCCTTTAATTTAGACATATTGATCTCTTTGCAATTCATCACATGTAAAATGTTATATATATCCTACTAGcacagagacagagagagaacCTAAGCACTTTTCGCGGTTAATTATGTCCAAAAGAACTCATTACAATCGCTCGCTTTGTTGAATGAAATACGTAATCTCTCATCATCCGTTTGAATGCTGGACGAAGAGCAAGTTCTTCAATATCTCGTAGTCTCTTCATCTTCACTTGTCACCGAAGTGGTTCTTAGCATTTGTTCATTTTTCATCTATCCTTATTGTAGTACTACATACTAACCAGCTACACATGCATATAGCATATAGCAGAAGAATGATTTATGCATATAGTTGTATAATGCATGTATACTTTAGTTCTCTTCTAGACTTGCCTTGTTTAGAAGAGTGGCGCATGTGAATGTTGACTTAACAGAACTCGGAACAACTtgagtaaaaaaaatatagaactCAGAACAACTTCAAGAGTTTTAAAGTGCAGCCATGTgcagttcatggccatcctcaATTCATTCACAACTCAGTGCGATCCCTCTGTTTCGGTTTCGGCCTATATAAGGTATCCCAAATCTCTACCTGTATCTCTATTCCAAATCCCTATGTTTGGAGTTTCATCTAATTCCGTTCTTGCACAAGCTTCAAATGTTAATATTGGCTTCGACCAGAGCTCTTGGATATGATTATGATAAGGCTTAGGACTTGAGAGGTATCGAGAAAGTAGAGATGAAAACCAATGATGTAACTGGCAAACACCTTCCGACCTCTGGTTAGCCTACTCGTCCACGCCGTACTCCTGGAAGCATTCTTGTTGCATCATTTAAGCATGTCACCGACCCTCCTCTCCAAGTACAAAAAATATTGCGTGCGTAAGTTTCTCAACATTTTGTAACGTTTGACCAGCTTTCAATTCACTGAAGATAATTTGAGTTCTTAATAAATGAATATATTACTATACAAATACATCGATCATCCTGTACCGTAAATGTTTCTGACTTTCAACTCAGAAGGAGAACTCATTTACATGTTCTTATGAAATCCTCCTGGAGAAATTACATAACGTGTTGAAAGGGATTTTGTTACTGATCCACTACTGGAAACACCTAGTTTCCCTACCGCTTTCTTATTTCCCTAGGAAGTGACGATGTGTTCTAGGGAGTCCGATTCAAAAACCGTAGGGAACATAAGAACTCACTTCTATCGTAGGGAAGATTGAGGAAGCCGGTCCCGCTTCAGCCACATGGGCATCCCAGTTGGCGTACACCCCTAGAAACAATCGGGCGCCCCAGCAACTACTCTCCTCCTCGATACAATGACTTTCCGCTAGATTAAAATCAGAGCCTCGAAACCTTTTGCATGATATGTCGTGATATTATTTTGATGCACTGGGACATCAAGTTAGCCAACATTCTGGTGGCTGATGATATGCCCTATGCATTAGTTGTTTAGACCTATGTTGGCTGAACCTTTAGACTACTGGTGACTAAGCTCTTGACTTCCTAGACTTGATGAGCTTATGTTGATGTTGGCTGTAATTTTGTGAACCTATCAGGTGACTGAGCTCCATAACTCTTAGACTTGATGTTGGTGGTTGTAATTTTGGAGATGCATGCAGCTGAATCAATTTATGTATTGGTGAATGTTTGGTGAAATGAGTTGTTGTCTTCCTTACTGTCCATTCATGTGATTTTAATTTAATTCAGATTTGGATTTAATTTTTAAATCcgaattcaaatttaaaatctgaaattaaatttgaatttgaattcagaTTTGAACTCAAACATGGTGCTGTATTATGCTTGTTCCTACTTTAAGCAGGTTCCCTAGGAAAGTTGAAATCTAGGGAGAGAACCTTTACACGTGGAACATGCTGCCATGTCAGCTACTCTCCCTACAAAGTCATGTTTCTAGGGAAACTTTCTTTCCCTATGATTTTTGTCAGCAAAGCCTAGGGCAAGGTTCATTTCCCGTCGAATTCGTCCCTAGAAACCTTTCCCTACGAAAATTCCTAGGGAAAAACACGTTTCCCTACAATTCCTTGGAGTTTCCCTAGGAACCAAAGTTGTAGGGAAACTTGACGTTTCCAGTAGTGTGAGTGCAAACATAAAACATACTCAGAGTGAAGTCGATGCATACATCACTTGACAGTTGACACATTTGCAGCAGATGAAAAATAGAATGTAAAATCATTGGCCAtcgctttttttttcctcctagCAAAGGCATTACATTTCATGACACAAAACTGGAGCACAATGCTGAATGCTCCGATGAAGGCAAAGATGAAGTTCTCATTTGCTCTTCTTAGCCTATGGTACAACATAAGACTGACGGTTTATTTGTACATATCTCAGGTAAGCTTTATCCTACCAACAACTACAAAACTGCCACACTGCTGGCCACATGTATCCACTCTGATGCACTTAGTTTCTGACAGCAACCTATGGCTAAAATCTCACTGAAGTTTAACCTCTCTGTAAAATGGAAAACCTCAGCTCTCATCATCCGTGTCCATGCTGGAGAGCAAGCCCTTCAATGTCTCGTATGTCATAAAGGCAATTCCAACACTAGGAACGACCTTGAGGTACTCAGGGGCGATACCTCTATAAAAGCCACGAGGGCCTTCCTTCTGCAAAATGTCAGAAACAGTTCCAGTAATTGTTGATTTGTGGGCAGCTGTCCCACATGCTCCTTGTAGTTGCATCCGCCGTTTTACAAGATCAAGAGGAAATGTGGCTGAAATAATGAATGCGGCATTTAACATTCAAATTGTTGAAAAACATTACTTTTATGATGTAGACAATCAATTTAGTAATGGAAATGGATAAACTAATGTCTGTTTGTGTGCTGCCTAAAAGCACAAAAAAAGTACAGGTAGCTCCTCAAGAAATACATATTGTGCAAGTAATAAACACTGCAATGCATGTCATAGTTTCGTTTACTTAGTCAAGAAAAATCAACAATTAAGGGAATTTTGAACAGATAGACTTACCTGTCGATGATGCAATGCCAGATAGGCTCCCAGAAAACAAGCTAACAATCGCAGTAGAGTCCTGGGGCCTGATGCACAGGTGTTCATAACCATCAGTGAGAATTTCGAACAACAAATTCAAGAGGTTGTTATAATATTAAATAGAGAGTAATAATGATGAGCACCTTTCCATTTGCCAATGGGACCTCAGTGATTCATATACAGAAAAGCTGATTGCTATACTAGGTCCAACTCCCTGTAATTCCTAAAAATTACTGGCAACCCAACTTTAAAATAACATATATCAGTAAAAGGTTCATGGCCTACCAGTAATGTGGCCCCAAGGCCTTTGTACAATCCTTTGACACCCTCATCTCTACAAATTGTAGACACCGCATGGAAGATGCCCTTGTAATACCTAGTTGTTTTCTGCAGATATTTTGACAAAAAGAATAACATGAAGCCTTGGTCAATAAAGCAACACCATGCAAAAGCTGATTTGGAGGATACAAAATTAACCACTGATGTTTTATTCAGGAAAAGAATAACAATATTACCTGTGTCGCCAAACGAGTACGGACAACATCCAACGGGTAAGTTACAGATGCAGCTGTTATTCCAGCCAAACCACCACCAAGCAAACGTACAACACCAACATTATTTGAGTCTCTATCCAAGCCAGGAACCATTTGGACAAGCTGAAATACTTATTTCAAATCAGCTCACTAAATAATATTGAATGATAAAGCTAATGGAATGGTTTATTTAAGTGTTAAAGCACAGAATCTTCGTGCTTACATTTTTGTAGCGGTCATATGAATAGAAGCTGATGGCAGAATAAGGTAAGCGATGAACAATTGTCACTAGATTTCCTTTCCAAAAAGCTCGAAACCCTTCTTCTCGAACAATTCGTGAAGCCTCGTGCCATATGCTATACTTCTTTAGAGCTGCAGCATCTGCATGCATACCTGCCACCTGTCAATCAGTATGTCACAAGCTCGTATAAGAAATTTTAGGGTCAAAAAACGGTGTTGACTATTTCTTATACATACAGATCAATGCCAGATTAGACATGTACAGAGAACTAATTAGTAACAGTAAAAGGAGTTAAATATTTTCAAGCACGAATCAAGAGTTCAGGACACTCATTAAGCATCAGAATGAACCACGGTTATGCAAAGGGTGATAAACGCAAAACTGCAAATTATACGAAACAATATTATTGGTGTGCAGTTGGATAAATTACATACTGTGTCCAGTTACAAAGTTAGGTGAGATTCCATATTTGGTACATGGAAATAATTTGTGTATCAATCAGAATGTAGAACATAAAAACTCCCTCTAAATATTTTTTAGCACAATTCTGATAGCAAATGAAGTATTCGAATGCACTGAAAGGGAGTGTCTTGTAATATGCTTGGTAAGTTGCATTAATGATACACATGTCATAGTCATAACTCGCAAAATCAGTGGCTACTAACACATGAGCAAcctaatttttcttttaccataCACATTCATGACAGTTCTTGCTAACTACCAGTCCCTGCAAACCAAAAATCCTATAACGACGCAAAATG
This window encodes:
- the LOC101766108 gene encoding mitochondrial substrate carrier family protein B, which produces MQTEARVGVVVDGGGGRAAVGRRQEQRHIGTAAHLAAGGFAGAVSKTCTAPLARLTILFQVAGMHADAAALKKYSIWHEASRIVREEGFRAFWKGNLVTIVHRLPYSAISFYSYDRYKNLVQMVPGLDRDSNNVGVVRLLGGGLAGITAASVTYPLDVVRTRLATQKTTRYYKGIFHAVSTICRDEGVKGLYKGLGATLLGVGPSIAISFSVYESLRSHWQMERPQDSTAIVSLFSGSLSGIASSTATFPLDLVKRRMQLQGACGTAAHKSTITGTVSDILQKEGPRGFYRGIAPEYLKVVPSVGIAFMTYETLKGLLSSMDTDDES